In one window of Campylobacter suis DNA:
- a CDS encoding disulfide bond formation protein B, whose product MQNELKTWGDDERWFFNLFALAALALVALPVGIACIILGFGMGDSPCIMCWHERFCMVAISFVALLIVRYGFKVKYLAAILFLTCLGLYDGFTHYSLDGLYGGYLDIKQGFGLEILGAHTQFWVVVVHFCVFLFLGVILLLGKNVGSIMAKSESGAYGEVLPSFMLGKVAVVAFVVIMAFNLVQAFITAGPPPYNASATPSRMSLDPSKWFWELDHWYETEIDFRESWNPKLPNLPK is encoded by the coding sequence ATGCAAAATGAGTTAAAAACTTGGGGCGATGATGAAAGGTGGTTTTTTAACCTTTTCGCACTTGCAGCACTAGCACTAGTCGCACTTCCTGTTGGTATTGCGTGCATTATACTTGGCTTTGGTATGGGAGATAGCCCTTGCATAATGTGCTGGCATGAGAGATTTTGTATGGTTGCGATCTCATTTGTAGCACTTCTTATCGTGCGATATGGCTTTAAGGTCAAGTACTTAGCAGCTATACTATTTTTAACTTGCCTTGGGCTTTATGATGGATTTACGCATTATAGTCTTGATGGGCTTTACGGCGGATATTTAGATATCAAACAGGGCTTTGGACTTGAAATTTTAGGTGCTCATACGCAGTTTTGGGTCGTAGTGGTGCATTTTTGTGTATTTTTATTTTTAGGTGTGATACTGCTTCTTGGCAAAAATGTGGGCTCTATCATGGCAAAAAGCGAAAGCGGTGCGTACGGCGAAGTTTTGCCTAGTTTTATGCTTGGTAAAGTTGCGGTTGTGGCTTTTGTTGTGATTATGGCTTTTAACTTAGTTCAAGCCTTTATCACCGCAGGTCCGCCACCATATAACGCCTCTGCTACGCCATCAAGAATGAGCCTAGATCCTAGCAAGTGGTTTTGGGAGCTAGATCACTGGTATGAAACAGAGATAGATTTTCGTGAGAGCTGGAATCCAAAACTTCCAAATTTACCAAAATAG
- a CDS encoding YihY family inner membrane protein translates to MRNFNLSQISQKLKFCLSLLLKIKDKELLHYASSLSFHTMLSIIPVLLVSFSIFTQMPSFGVYYDKIKEFIFSSLLPSNQDAITQYIETFLQNSSTLGMLGLGAIIFTSLMFFMDYEYIINKIMRCEERGFFHSLSVYWTMITLAPIGLGLSFYLSNLLQELLNSTQYTSWINFLSIFPYLIIWAIFCITYLISVSCQIALKNALFSSFVSSLIWYLGKNVFVFYAVNNKTYLSVYGSFSVVLLFFLWIYVSWIIYLYGVKLCSFLELRDNEKRAIES, encoded by the coding sequence ATGAGAAATTTTAACCTTAGCCAAATTTCACAAAAGCTAAAATTTTGCCTATCACTACTTTTAAAGATCAAAGACAAAGAGCTACTGCACTACGCATCAAGCCTTAGCTTTCACACTATGCTTTCCATCATCCCTGTGCTTTTGGTCTCGTTTTCTATATTTACACAGATGCCTAGTTTTGGAGTGTATTACGATAAGATAAAAGAGTTTATATTTTCATCGCTTTTACCTAGTAATCAAGACGCGATCACGCAATACATCGAGACTTTTTTGCAAAATAGCTCCACTCTTGGCATGCTAGGACTTGGCGCCATCATCTTTACTTCGCTTATGTTTTTTATGGATTATGAGTATATTATCAATAAAATCATGCGGTGCGAGGAGAGAGGATTTTTTCACTCGCTTAGTGTGTATTGGACGATGATAACGCTAGCTCCCATCGGGCTTGGACTTAGCTTTTATCTATCAAATTTACTTCAAGAGCTTCTAAACTCGACCCAATACACAAGCTGGATAAATTTTTTAAGCATTTTTCCATATCTTATCATCTGGGCGATATTTTGTATCACATATCTTATCTCGGTTAGCTGCCAGATAGCACTTAAAAATGCGCTATTTAGCTCATTTGTCTCATCGCTTATATGGTATCTTGGCAAAAATGTCTTTGTGTTTTACGCAGTAAATAACAAGACCTATCTTAGCGTTTATGGCTCATTTTCGGTGGTTTTGCTTTTCTTTTTATGGATTTATGTATCGTGGATAATCTATCTTTACGGCGTAAAACTATGCAGCTTTTTAGAGCTTAGAGATAATGAGAAAAGGGCGATAGAAAGCTAA